The following is a genomic window from Lysinibacillus sp. G4S2.
TCATATTTCGTATGCAATGGCTGAAAAACTTTCAAGAGCTCTATTACTCGCTGTACATCGCTACTCACTGAAAAGTATAGAAGATAGCAACCATAAAGCCGACAACAATGATACCTGGCAGCAAGTTAGCAGCCTTGATCTTAGTTAAGCCTGCTATATTTAAACCAATGGCAAAAATCATCACACCGCCTACAGCAGTCATTTCTGTAATAAACATTTGTAAAGCTGCATCTGGTACAAAAGAGCTAATGGCACCTGCAAATAGTGCAATTAATCCTTGATATATAAATACTGGAACAGCAGACAACAACACACCAATCCCTAAAGTAGATGCTAAAATAATCGATGTAAATCCATCGATTATTCCTTTCGTAATAAGCACATTATGATCATTGCGCAGACCACTATCGAGTGCACCTATTACAGCCATAGAGCCAACTACAAATATTAATGAGGCTGTTACAAAACCCTCTGCAATACTTTGATTATTATTATCAGAACGTTTTTTGCTGAATAAAGATTCTACCCATTGCCCGAGTCTATTCATTTGCTTATCTAAATCTAACCACTCACCAATTACTGTACCAACAACTAAACTTATCACTAAAATAATAAAATTATCACTTTCAAAGCCCATTTTAATCCCTAAAAGTGCAACTGCTAAACCGATGATTGATAATACAGAAGACTTCATCGATTCAGGAATATTTTTAAAAATGCGCCCTACTAATGCACCTGTCATAATGAGTAAAGCGTTAATGAGTGTCCCTAATAATACCACGTTCTACCCTTCTTTCTCTCTAGAAAAATAGAGAGCGCCTTTTAGCTCGGCGCTCTGATTACGTTATTGATATTTCTATTATTCTTCCTGTAAATTTAGTATTTCTAATATACGTTCTAAATCATCTTCAGAGTAAAATTCAATTTCAATCTTCCCTTTATTATTAGCTTTCTTAATTTGGACATTCGTTCCAAAATAATCACGTAATTGTGTTTCCTTAGCTGCAACAAATATATCCTTTTTCTTCGGTTGATTTGTTTCACGTGAAACTTCTTCATTTAAATTTTGTACTAGCATTTCAACTTGACGGACATTTAAACCTTGTTTAATGACCCTATTTGCTACTTCCGATATTCTTCTTTTATTTTTTAATCCTAGTAATGCTCGCCCTTGTCCCATCGATACTGTGCCATCATTCATGAACGCACGAACATCCTCTGGTAATGCTAGTAAACGGACATGGTTAGCAATATGCGGTCTACTCTTCCCTAATCGTTTGGATAGCTCCTCCTGCGTTAGATGTAAGTTTTCCATTAGGCTTTGATATGCCTCAGCTTCTTCGATAACTGTCAAATCTTCGCGCTGTAGATTTTCTAAAATAGCTAGCTCCATCATTTGCGCATCTGATAGCTCTTTTATAATAGCTGGAATAACTTCTAATCCAGCTAATTGAGTCGCTCTATAGCGGCGTTCCCCAGCAACGATTTCATATTTCCGCCCTTTTTTACGGACAGCAATTGGCTGTAAAATACCATGTTCCTGTATCGAGTCTGCTAATTCTTGTAAAGTTTCTTCATCGAAAATTTTACGAGGCTGGAATGGGTTTGCAACGATACACTCTAATTGTATTTCTTCCACGTGCCCACTTTGTTCTAAAGACTCTCCAGGAAATAATGCACCTATGCCTCTTCCTAAACCTTTAGCCATTTTTAATCACTTCCCTCGCCATCTCTAAATAAACTTCTGCACCTCTTGACTTTGCGTCATAAGTGATAATTGGCTGCCCATGACTTGGAGCCTCACTTAATCGCACATTACGAGGAATAATTGTTTTATATACTTTATCTTGGAAATATTTTTTTACTTCATCAATAACTTGTAAGCCTAGGTTTGTTCGCGCATCAAGCATCGTCAATAATACACCATCAATATATAATTGCTGATTTAAATGCTTCTGCACTAAACGGACGGTGGATAACAACTGGCTTAGCCCCTCTAATGCGTAATATTCGCATTGTACAGGAATAATAAGTGCATCTGATGCAGTTAAAGCATTAATTGTTAAAAGCCCTAACGACGGTGGACAATCAATAATAATATAATCATAGTCCTCTTTTACATCTTGAAGTGCATGCTTTAAACGTACTTCTCTTGAAA
Proteins encoded in this region:
- a CDS encoding DUF554 domain-containing protein, translating into MVLLGTLINALLIMTGALVGRIFKNIPESMKSSVLSIIGLAVALLGIKMGFESDNFIILVISLVVGTVIGEWLDLDKQMNRLGQWVESLFSKKRSDNNNQSIAEGFVTASLIFVVGSMAVIGALDSGLRNDHNVLITKGIIDGFTSIILASTLGIGVLLSAVPVFIYQGLIALFAGAISSFVPDAALQMFITEMTAVGGVMIFAIGLNIAGLTKIKAANLLPGIIVVGFMVAIFYTFQ
- a CDS encoding ParB/RepB/Spo0J family partition protein → MAKGLGRGIGALFPGESLEQSGHVEEIQLECIVANPFQPRKIFDEETLQELADSIQEHGILQPIAVRKKGRKYEIVAGERRYRATQLAGLEVIPAIIKELSDAQMMELAILENLQREDLTVIEEAEAYQSLMENLHLTQEELSKRLGKSRPHIANHVRLLALPEDVRAFMNDGTVSMGQGRALLGLKNKRRISEVANRVIKQGLNVRQVEMLVQNLNEEVSRETNQPKKKDIFVAAKETQLRDYFGTNVQIKKANNKGKIEIEFYSEDDLERILEILNLQEE
- a CDS encoding AAA family ATPase; protein product: MGRIIAIANQKGGVGKTTTSVNLSACLAYLGKKVLLIDTDPQGNTTSGLGVNKGDLQGCIYDVLIDDENVENVIKETNVENLAIVPATISLAGAEIELVSTISREVRLKHALQDVKEDYDYIIIDCPPSLGLLTINALTASDALIIPVQCEYYALEGLSQLLSTVRLVQKHLNQQLYIDGVLLTMLDARTNLGLQVIDEVKKYFQDKVYKTIIPRNVRLSEAPSHGQPIITYDAKSRGAEVYLEMAREVIKNG